One genomic region from Terasakiella sp. SH-1 encodes:
- a CDS encoding pyridoxamine 5'-phosphate oxidase family protein, whose product MTSYPITERTRVKRGHERANYDQEIVHAIIDEAYLCHVGAQMKDRPMVQPTFHWREGNKLYIHGSSKNALFKSLLDGVEACITITHLDGLVMARSSFHHSANYRSVMIFSKAKQIAPPEEKSRLLDLMMKKITPDRFDDIRSANEQELKATTVLEFSLQDVSAKIRTGPPVDDEEDYSLPVWAGVIPTTLEKGKPLDDPRWLDDHGDKSQEIK is encoded by the coding sequence ATGACCAGCTATCCCATTACAGAACGCACACGGGTTAAAAGAGGCCATGAACGGGCAAATTACGACCAAGAAATTGTTCATGCTATCATTGACGAAGCCTACCTTTGTCACGTTGGTGCCCAAATGAAAGACCGCCCAATGGTTCAACCCACCTTTCATTGGCGGGAAGGCAACAAACTCTATATTCATGGATCAAGTAAAAACGCCCTGTTCAAAAGCTTGCTAGACGGTGTGGAAGCCTGCATTACCATTACACACCTTGATGGTTTGGTTATGGCACGGTCCAGTTTTCACCACAGTGCCAATTACAGGTCTGTCATGATCTTTTCCAAGGCCAAACAGATTGCCCCCCCGGAAGAAAAAAGCCGCCTGCTGGATTTAATGATGAAAAAAATCACGCCAGACCGTTTTGACGACATCAGAAGCGCAAACGAACAAGAACTCAAGGCAACAACTGTTCTTGAATTTAGCCTTCAAGACGTTTCCGCCAAAATTCGCACAGGCCCGCCGGTGGATGACGAAGAAGATTATAGCCTGCCCGTTTGGGCCGGTGTCATCCCGACCACATTAGAAAAAGGTAAACCACTTGACGATCCCCGCTGGTTAGACGATCATGGGGACAAATCACAGGAGATAAAATAA
- a CDS encoding diguanylate cyclase, which translates to MSWNLQKSVMDNDILVVDDNIVNLKVLCKVLENNGYHTRAACDGEQALESVAQQKPDLILLDVVMPGIDGFEVCSRLKAAPATSEIPIIFITASDTVESKIKGFEVGAADYIPRPLQMPEVLARVQNQLIAQQYYRHAEEEKERLQKILAALPIPYAISSVETGMLIEMNEKARNAVHLQEEEVSQTLALDLYKNPQDRERLLQDVRENGLVTNQEVDFVTTKGKTLTTLYNATPLKIGNEDVFFVAFNDITKRKEMEKALEVAARTDYLTGILNRRAFSETAMAERYRANRNEHPLCVLMIDIDYFKKINDTYGHDIGDEALKLLVELIGHDLRTSDALGRIGGEEFVLLLPETHFEGAQILAERIRERIENNVMDLPCGGAMKMTISGGLLEWDQDTSYEEALKIVDERLYRAKRNGRNQIISE; encoded by the coding sequence ATGAGCTGGAATCTGCAAAAAAGCGTTATGGATAATGATATTCTTGTTGTTGATGATAATATCGTCAACTTGAAAGTGCTGTGTAAAGTGCTGGAGAATAATGGCTACCATACACGTGCTGCTTGTGATGGGGAGCAGGCGTTGGAATCCGTTGCCCAACAAAAACCTGACTTGATCTTGCTTGATGTCGTCATGCCGGGGATTGATGGTTTTGAAGTTTGCAGTCGTCTAAAGGCGGCACCAGCGACCAGTGAAATTCCGATTATTTTTATTACAGCTTCTGATACGGTGGAAAGCAAGATTAAAGGGTTTGAGGTTGGCGCCGCAGACTATATTCCACGTCCCTTGCAAATGCCCGAAGTTTTGGCCCGTGTGCAAAACCAGTTGATTGCCCAGCAGTATTATCGCCATGCTGAAGAAGAAAAGGAACGTTTGCAGAAAATTCTGGCGGCCCTTCCCATTCCTTATGCGATCTCGTCTGTTGAAACCGGCATGTTGATTGAGATGAATGAGAAGGCGCGTAATGCTGTACACCTTCAGGAAGAAGAGGTCAGCCAAACGCTTGCTCTGGATCTTTATAAAAATCCGCAAGACCGGGAACGCCTTTTACAGGATGTGCGGGAAAATGGGTTGGTGACAAATCAGGAAGTGGATTTTGTCACAACCAAGGGGAAGACGCTGACGACGCTTTACAATGCCACACCATTGAAAATTGGTAATGAGGACGTCTTTTTTGTGGCGTTTAATGATATAACCAAGCGCAAAGAGATGGAAAAAGCCCTGGAAGTTGCGGCACGTACGGATTACCTGACAGGGATTTTAAACCGCAGGGCCTTTAGTGAAACGGCAATGGCTGAACGTTATCGCGCAAACCGTAACGAGCACCCTTTATGCGTGCTGATGATTGATATTGATTATTTTAAAAAGATCAATGACACCTATGGTCATGATATTGGAGATGAGGCCCTGAAGCTTCTTGTTGAGTTGATTGGTCATGATTTGCGCACCAGTGATGCCCTGGGGCGAATTGGTGGGGAAGAGTTCGTCCTTCTTTTACCCGAAACCCATTTTGAAGGCGCGCAAATTTTGGCGGAGCGTATCCGTGAGCGCATTGAAAACAATGTGATGGATTTGCCTTGTGGTGGTGCGATGAAAATGACGATTAGTGGCGGCTTGCTGGAATGGGATCAAGACACCAGTTATGAGGAAGCCTTAAAAATCGTTGATGAGCGCCTTTATCGAGCAAAAAGAAATGGTCGTAATCAGATCATTTCTGAGTAG
- the menA gene encoding 1,4-dihydroxy-2-naphthoate octaprenyltransferase codes for MTFPSWRVLWLGIRPKTLSLSFMPVLCAYMFAHHEAFDVSNLNFALILMAALSIQMATNLFNDAHDFLNGTDQTSRIGPTRITQSGLASAQQTKNAAIFFMGLATLCGGALLYSGGWIVALLGTLALICAYSYSAGPWPIARSPFGEVFVLGFFGLAAFSVSFFLITGQWATNGLLYGIAIGLPACAILLLNNYRDLENDVQAGRRTLAICLGDQGTKILFPLLVITPYPILGYIAPSPFFLAGLPLSLLVIFKFLNITDKRQLNPALGLCALSQIVMCLGLIIGFIQA; via the coding sequence ATGACCTTCCCATCATGGCGTGTCCTTTGGCTTGGTATCCGGCCCAAGACCTTGTCGCTGTCTTTTATGCCTGTGCTGTGTGCTTACATGTTTGCCCACCATGAAGCCTTTGATGTTTCAAACCTGAATTTTGCCCTGATCCTCATGGCAGCATTGTCCATTCAAATGGCGACAAATCTTTTTAATGATGCCCATGATTTTCTGAATGGAACAGATCAGACAAGCCGGATCGGGCCAACACGCATTACTCAAAGCGGCCTTGCCAGCGCACAACAAACAAAAAATGCGGCCATATTCTTCATGGGACTTGCCACTCTCTGCGGAGGGGCTTTGTTGTACTCAGGTGGATGGATCGTAGCCCTTCTGGGCACATTGGCCTTAATTTGCGCTTATAGCTATTCTGCAGGCCCCTGGCCCATTGCACGCAGCCCCTTTGGTGAAGTCTTTGTTCTTGGCTTTTTTGGGCTTGCCGCTTTTTCAGTCAGTTTTTTCCTCATCACAGGCCAATGGGCAACAAACGGCCTGTTATACGGCATAGCCATCGGCTTACCAGCCTGCGCCATTTTATTGCTGAATAACTATCGCGATCTTGAAAATGATGTACAAGCAGGCAGACGCACCCTTGCCATTTGCTTAGGAGATCAAGGGACTAAAATTCTTTTTCCCTTACTTGTTATCACGCCTTACCCGATCCTTGGCTATATTGCCCCTAGCCCCTTTTTTCTAGCTGGCCTGCCTTTAAGCCTTTTGGTTATTTTCAAATTCCTGAACATCACAGACAAACGGCAACTTAACCCGGCTTTAGGTCTCTGCGCTCTAAGCCAGATTGTCATGTGTCTTGGCCTGATCATTGGTTTTATACAGGCATAA
- a CDS encoding cold-shock protein, giving the protein MANGTVKWFNSTKGYGFIEPEDGGKDVFVHITALHASGIQKLDDGQKVSFEVAVSRGKEAASEIKLVE; this is encoded by the coding sequence ATGGCTAACGGTACAGTTAAATGGTTTAACTCAACTAAGGGCTACGGCTTTATCGAACCAGAAGATGGCGGCAAAGACGTGTTTGTTCACATTACAGCATTGCATGCATCCGGTATCCAGAAATTGGATGACGGTCAGAAAGTGTCTTTCGAAGTTGCGGTAAGCCGTGGCAAAGAAGCTGCTTCTGAGATTAAACTGGTCGAGTAA
- a CDS encoding GAK system CofD-like protein, whose protein sequence is MKKTVVSRTVTVPDIMRISRYEKAPEYGPRVLFFSGGTALTQTSRVLKKFTHNSIHLVTPFDSGGSSAILRKAFHMPAIGDMRSRMMALADESISGNPEIFQLFSHRLPKEAKKKELFVQLKAMADGKDARVAAIKNPMRKLITNHLSMFVEHMPDDFDLKGASIGNLILAAGYLHHNHKLDPVVFMFTKLVNVLGQVTPIVNDNLHLAVKLENGDTVCGQHMITGKEVEELASPIKEFFLVDNLKKPVKAQAILQKKKKKMISKADLICYPPGSFYSSIMANLLPKGVGQAISEKQCPKVYVPSLGNDPERIGLPVDQSIFRLLDLLKQDTGRECPSSSLLTHVFIDSENGESLKPATKAKLRSEGIDVIDRRLITPQTTPYYDPQLLVMALLSLA, encoded by the coding sequence ATGAAAAAGACTGTTGTGTCGCGTACTGTGACTGTACCGGATATCATGCGGATTTCGCGCTATGAAAAGGCACCGGAATATGGGCCGCGTGTTTTGTTCTTTTCTGGTGGTACAGCTTTGACACAAACCAGCCGGGTCTTGAAGAAATTTACCCATAATTCCATCCATCTGGTGACGCCTTTTGATAGTGGCGGCAGTTCAGCGATTTTGCGCAAGGCGTTTCATATGCCTGCAATTGGGGACATGCGTTCGCGTATGATGGCGCTGGCGGATGAAAGTATCAGTGGAAACCCTGAAATTTTTCAGCTTTTTTCCCACCGCCTGCCTAAAGAGGCCAAAAAGAAAGAGCTGTTTGTTCAGCTCAAGGCGATGGCCGATGGTAAGGATGCACGTGTTGCGGCAATCAAAAATCCTATGCGCAAGCTGATTACCAATCATTTATCCATGTTTGTGGAGCATATGCCCGATGACTTTGACCTCAAAGGGGCCAGCATCGGGAACTTGATTTTGGCGGCAGGATATCTTCATCATAATCATAAGCTCGACCCGGTGGTCTTTATGTTTACCAAGCTGGTAAACGTCTTGGGGCAGGTCACGCCGATTGTGAATGACAATCTGCATTTAGCGGTGAAACTGGAAAATGGCGATACGGTTTGCGGCCAGCATATGATTACGGGGAAAGAGGTCGAGGAGCTTGCCAGCCCGATTAAAGAATTTTTTCTGGTGGATAACCTGAAAAAGCCAGTTAAGGCACAGGCCATTTTACAGAAAAAAAAGAAAAAGATGATCTCGAAAGCAGACCTGATCTGTTATCCCCCCGGTAGCTTTTATTCAAGCATTATGGCGAACCTGCTGCCTAAGGGGGTTGGGCAGGCTATTTCTGAAAAGCAGTGCCCCAAGGTTTATGTGCCCAGTTTGGGGAATGATCCTGAGCGAATTGGCCTGCCGGTGGACCAGTCTATTTTCAGGTTGTTGGATTTGTTAAAGCAGGATACAGGGCGTGAGTGTCCTTCCAGCAGCCTGCTAACCCATGTTTTTATTGATAGTGAAAATGGGGAAAGTTTGAAACCTGCAACCAAGGCGAAATTGCGTAGCGAAGGGATTGATGTGATTGATAGACGTTTGATCACCCCGCAAACCACGCCTTATTATGACCCGCAATTGTTGGTTATGGCGTTGTTGTCTTTGGCATGA